A single region of the Acidobacteriota bacterium genome encodes:
- a CDS encoding response regulator, which translates to MDVKQPTGAQTHRPEPDVEPLKVLIVDDEADIRLICSEVLNEHYLVKSVADGSEVPPMLTSFRPDIIVSDLKMPREGGLSVLRKAKQECPLIEVLLITGYGRIEDAIEAIQLGASDFLLKPFDINQLQTAVGRCAGRIRLRRQNQDLQQANRELTRLNDLKEKFLRLTSHELRGPLTVLQGYCDLLPLLADSPAEVTSATEAMSLAVNSLGSIVENLTTLLSTYQETLLIVGQPLRIQKIVEQAVEEVRAYAAHRGHTITIEDTDMLSPVIGDRLRLRQILRELLLNSVKFTPDGGWIRVKIHRLAEPGWFALVVEDSGIGIEPSALSRIFEAFYEQQNSIHHSTSRTNFRGGGIGVGLTLVREIVTTYGGRVGITSEPGKGTEVVVSLPSLLQTSSASAILR; encoded by the coding sequence ATGGATGTGAAGCAACCAACCGGTGCCCAGACTCACAGGCCCGAACCGGATGTGGAACCACTCAAAGTTCTGATTGTTGACGACGAAGCCGATATCCGGTTGATTTGCTCGGAAGTGCTGAATGAGCACTATCTGGTCAAATCCGTAGCCGATGGAAGTGAAGTCCCTCCCATGCTGACCAGTTTTCGTCCTGACATTATTGTTTCTGATTTAAAAATGCCCCGTGAGGGAGGGTTGAGTGTTCTCCGAAAGGCCAAGCAGGAATGTCCGCTCATTGAAGTCTTGCTGATCACTGGCTATGGGCGTATCGAGGATGCCATCGAAGCCATTCAACTCGGCGCCAGTGATTTCCTGCTCAAGCCGTTTGATATCAATCAGTTGCAAACTGCCGTCGGACGATGTGCCGGTCGGATCCGCCTTCGCCGGCAAAACCAGGACTTGCAGCAAGCCAATCGTGAACTGACCAGGCTCAACGATTTAAAAGAAAAGTTTTTGCGGTTGACCAGTCATGAGTTACGCGGACCGCTGACCGTTTTGCAGGGGTATTGCGATCTGCTTCCACTCCTGGCCGACTCACCCGCCGAAGTAACATCGGCAACTGAGGCGATGTCGCTGGCGGTCAACAGTCTCGGGTCAATCGTTGAGAACCTGACGACGTTGCTTTCAACCTACCAGGAAACACTTCTGATTGTCGGACAACCCCTTCGGATTCAGAAGATTGTGGAGCAGGCGGTTGAAGAGGTTCGGGCCTATGCCGCCCATCGAGGGCATACCATCACGATTGAAGATACCGATATGCTGTCGCCGGTGATTGGTGATCGCCTTCGGTTACGGCAGATATTGCGGGAACTGCTTTTAAACTCAGTGAAATTCACCCCGGATGGCGGATGGATCCGGGTAAAAATTCACCGGTTGGCGGAGCCTGGCTGGTTTGCCCTGGTGGTCGAAGATTCCGGGATTGGAATTGAACCTTCAGCCCTGAGTCGAATCTTTGAGGCCTTTTATGAACAGCAAAATTCGATTCATCACAGCACGTCGCGGACCAACTTTCGAGGTGGGGGAATTGGGGTTGGGTTAACACTGGTGCGTGAAATTGTAACCACGTATGGCGGGCGAGTCGGAATTACCAGCGAACCTGGCAAAGGGACTGAAGTGGTGGTTTCGTTGCCATCTTTGCTTCAAACGTCTTCCGCCTCGGCGATCCTCAGGTAA
- the coaBC gene encoding bifunctional phosphopantothenoylcysteine decarboxylase/phosphopantothenate--cysteine ligase CoaBC: MSAPYRITLGVTGCIGAYKAVLVLRELQKAGVEVTVVMTRSAVEFIQPLTFQALSGKPVITDMWKRDQDSEIKHIALAQNTDLLLVSPLTANTMAKFAQGIADDFLSTLYLSVTSPVLLAPAMNVEMWRHPATQENLERLRQRGVAIIEPEAGYLACGMVGEGRLADPTVIAQQALELVQVRTDLSNEVVLITAGPTIEDLDPVRFLTNRSSGKMGYALAEAARSRGATVILISGPTRLVPPSGVTFVSVRTTREMYQAVLDHLPGSTIVLKAAAVCDFRPKTPELNKIKKRTVFSLELEATEDILAEIGRRRTPTQVIVGFAAETEHLEAHAASKLQRKNVDLIALNDVSRTDIGFDVSNNQVTLLGRDTSRRQLPLLSKRETADRILDAVLDWKQSRTLATTPISGK, encoded by the coding sequence ATGTCCGCACCCTATCGAATAACATTAGGAGTCACCGGCTGTATCGGGGCGTATAAAGCCGTACTTGTGTTACGTGAGCTCCAAAAAGCTGGAGTGGAGGTGACGGTTGTGATGACACGCTCAGCGGTCGAATTTATCCAGCCACTGACATTCCAGGCCCTGTCCGGAAAGCCGGTCATCACTGACATGTGGAAGCGCGACCAGGATTCAGAGATAAAACACATTGCCCTGGCCCAAAATACCGACTTATTGCTGGTTTCGCCGCTGACTGCCAATACCATGGCCAAATTTGCACAGGGAATTGCGGATGATTTTCTTTCCACACTGTATCTGTCCGTAACATCGCCGGTGTTGCTGGCGCCGGCGATGAACGTTGAAATGTGGCGACACCCGGCCACCCAGGAAAATCTGGAGCGCCTCAGACAACGCGGTGTCGCCATCATTGAACCCGAGGCCGGCTATCTGGCCTGTGGCATGGTTGGGGAGGGGAGGCTGGCGGATCCAACCGTCATTGCCCAACAAGCATTGGAGCTGGTTCAGGTCCGAACGGATCTGTCAAATGAAGTGGTTCTGATAACAGCCGGACCCACAATTGAAGACCTTGATCCGGTTCGATTTTTAACCAACCGATCATCCGGCAAAATGGGATATGCCCTGGCTGAAGCAGCCCGCTCGCGTGGGGCAACGGTCATCCTGATTTCGGGGCCAACCCGGCTTGTGCCCCCTTCCGGAGTCACTTTTGTTTCAGTTCGAACCACGCGCGAGATGTATCAGGCAGTACTCGATCACCTGCCCGGCAGCACCATCGTTTTAAAAGCGGCGGCAGTGTGCGATTTTCGGCCCAAAACTCCAGAACTCAATAAAATCAAAAAGCGCACCGTGTTTTCCCTTGAATTGGAAGCAACTGAAGATATTCTGGCTGAAATTGGACGACGACGAACGCCAACTCAAGTCATTGTGGGCTTTGCGGCTGAAACCGAGCACCTTGAAGCCCATGCCGCCTCAAAACTTCAGCGGAAAAATGTTGATCTCATCGCGCTCAATGACGTGAGTCGAACCGATATCGGCTTCGATGTTTCCAACAATCAGGTTACACTCTTGGGGCGTGATACCAGCCGTCGTCAACTGCCATTGCTTTCCAAGCGCGAAACCGCCGACCGAATTCTGGACGCTGTTCTCGATTGGAAACAATCGCGGACTCTGGCGACCACTCCCATTTCTGGAAAGTAG
- a CDS encoding ethanolamine utilization protein EutN, translated as MLLARVIGNVVATQKNERYAGGRMLLVQPITPDGQDQGGNFLALDILDAGVGDRVVVVQEGWSASTTSTGREGAAIDAAIIGIVDQIEPCGPLST; from the coding sequence ATGCTCCTGGCCCGAGTCATCGGTAATGTAGTGGCAACTCAAAAAAACGAGCGGTATGCAGGCGGCAGAATGCTTCTGGTTCAACCCATCACACCGGATGGTCAGGATCAAGGCGGGAATTTCCTGGCGCTTGACATTCTCGACGCCGGGGTTGGGGATCGCGTGGTCGTGGTGCAGGAAGGATGGAGTGCTTCGACGACTTCAACCGGGCGTGAAGGCGCCGCCATTGATGCTGCCATTATTGGCATTGTGGATCAGATTGAGCCCTGCGGGCCACTCTCGACCTAA
- the glpX gene encoding class II fructose-bisphosphatase, with translation MKPSQSLPPSLSLEFLRVVELAAIDSSRTMGQGKRKYSDHVAVEAMRDALRTVPINGRIVIGEGERDKAPMLYIGERVGIGAELPDEGNPYPAVDIAVDPLEGTNLCATGSPNAISVLATAERGGLLNAPDMYMNKLVVGPAARGCLRIDAPVKENLKILARRLGRSIEDLVVAVLDRPRHAKLMQDIREAGARIQLISDGDLSAGISAAVGGSGVHAVMGIGGAPEGVLTAAAMKCLNGEIQARFVLKDQLHQEDHSKVTDDSETLDRMKSMGLSDPTRVFFTDDLAPGRHILFLMTGVTDGKVLRGVRFFGTGKRTASLVMKTEPHQVRFVDTVHIEGGPDTVIRF, from the coding sequence ATGAAACCAAGCCAATCACTTCCCCCTTCACTCTCACTTGAATTCCTGCGCGTCGTTGAACTCGCCGCGATTGATTCATCGCGAACGATGGGCCAGGGGAAACGCAAGTACTCTGACCACGTGGCCGTCGAAGCCATGCGAGATGCGTTGCGGACCGTCCCCATTAACGGTCGAATCGTGATCGGCGAAGGCGAACGTGATAAAGCCCCCATGCTCTACATCGGTGAGCGGGTTGGAATCGGTGCCGAACTTCCCGACGAAGGCAATCCCTACCCGGCGGTTGACATCGCCGTTGATCCGCTTGAAGGAACCAATCTGTGCGCCACCGGGTCACCCAACGCTATTTCGGTCCTGGCCACCGCCGAACGTGGCGGATTGCTCAACGCCCCGGATATGTACATGAATAAACTGGTGGTGGGACCGGCTGCCCGCGGCTGCCTTCGGATTGACGCCCCCGTCAAAGAGAATCTGAAAATCCTGGCCCGACGACTTGGCCGCAGCATTGAAGACCTCGTGGTTGCGGTTCTCGACCGCCCACGCCACGCGAAACTGATGCAGGATATCCGCGAAGCCGGCGCGCGCATCCAGCTTATCTCGGATGGCGACCTCTCTGCCGGAATCAGTGCTGCCGTGGGGGGATCCGGGGTTCATGCCGTCATGGGAATTGGGGGTGCCCCCGAAGGTGTTTTGACAGCCGCCGCAATGAAATGCTTGAATGGTGAGATCCAGGCCCGGTTTGTCCTCAAAGATCAATTACACCAGGAAGATCACTCCAAAGTCACGGATGACTCCGAGACCCTGGATCGGATGAAAAGCATGGGGTTATCAGACCCAACTCGCGTATTCTTTACCGATGACCTGGCCCCTGGCCGCCATATCCTCTTTTTAATGACTGGTGTCACCGATGGCAAAGTGCTTCGCGGCGTTCGATTCTTCGGAACTGGAAAACGAACCGCCTCGCTGGTCATGAAAACCGAACCCCATCAAGTCCGCTTTGTCGATACGGTCCATATCGAAGGCGGACCAGACACCGTGATTCGTTTCTAA
- a CDS encoding TonB-dependent receptor: MNRRKVNLSAFFHLATLAVLLVGTPAIGLSEMPKIPAEQKLSALSGTVKDTIGLPLVGAVISVLSGQDFRQVTTTSQTDARGWFQIPDLPPGLYCLKISATGFQPLLGKPIEVTANHQQVSNFVLQRAAILLKSQSIDPVKYQSRRNRTVFQLDENEDPDGLLAREIQFQPQLHGSTTVMSQSSGLSRLGAPSVSLNSQLTHQFSDSVFLETNLQTSGAASSIDQFSFRVRTLLPGHAPTISAGYNRLRSTSGPESFSTIGKFTVRATDTWQIGDKVLLVYGVDYAQLSQAQDTTFQPYVGLRWALTPQTQLFGAVSPDGDLSFDATTHLEDRTAPFQSITDPQLAVATADDRTRLQLDRTRRYEAGIAHQFSSRSTIETTLFLDTVSGHGIGLALLDPQSVSPATDPTQTPLILGQNGVHQGIRLWYRRRLTPTVSIAAGYAAGNAQKLALHTAPAFESQPASKIDFQPSRFQILTARIDAHILQTGSIITAVLRKTMGNPVFALDPFQGRLPALDRGVSIFVSQPLPLPQFIPGRWEILIEGRNLFDQTEDLSTEGLTIQLLSTRRTLRGGLGMRF; encoded by the coding sequence ATGAATCGAAGGAAAGTGAATTTGAGCGCATTTTTTCACCTGGCAACCCTTGCGGTTCTCCTGGTCGGAACACCGGCAATCGGGTTGAGTGAAATGCCCAAAATCCCTGCGGAACAAAAGCTTTCAGCGCTGAGCGGCACCGTCAAAGACACGATCGGTCTTCCACTGGTTGGAGCGGTGATCTCGGTTCTTTCAGGCCAGGATTTTCGCCAGGTGACGACCACCTCCCAGACGGATGCCCGCGGCTGGTTTCAAATCCCAGACCTGCCTCCCGGCCTGTATTGTTTGAAGATCTCGGCCACCGGGTTTCAGCCGTTGCTGGGCAAACCAATTGAAGTGACGGCCAACCATCAACAGGTATCCAACTTTGTCCTCCAGCGGGCAGCAATATTGCTCAAATCTCAAAGTATTGACCCGGTGAAGTATCAGAGCCGTCGCAATCGAACTGTTTTCCAACTTGACGAGAATGAAGACCCGGATGGACTCCTGGCTCGGGAAATCCAGTTTCAGCCTCAGTTGCACGGCTCGACAACCGTCATGTCCCAATCTTCCGGTCTCAGCCGGCTCGGCGCCCCTTCAGTCAGTCTCAACTCTCAACTGACCCATCAGTTTTCCGATTCGGTTTTCCTTGAAACCAATCTTCAAACCAGTGGCGCCGCGTCCTCGATTGACCAGTTTTCTTTCCGCGTCAGGACCCTGCTGCCGGGGCACGCTCCCACCATTTCAGCCGGCTACAACCGTCTTCGGTCGACAAGTGGCCCCGAGTCGTTTTCAACTATCGGGAAATTCACGGTCCGAGCCACTGATACCTGGCAAATCGGCGATAAAGTTCTCCTGGTTTACGGTGTGGATTACGCCCAACTCAGCCAGGCGCAGGATACAACCTTCCAACCCTATGTCGGTCTGCGGTGGGCACTGACCCCCCAAACCCAACTGTTTGGCGCCGTCTCCCCCGATGGAGACCTCTCCTTTGACGCCACCACCCACCTCGAAGACCGCACCGCACCGTTTCAAAGTATCACGGACCCCCAACTGGCCGTGGCCACCGCCGATGACCGAACCCGCCTGCAACTCGACCGAACCCGGCGCTATGAGGCTGGAATCGCCCACCAGTTCTCTTCCCGGTCCACCATTGAAACCACCCTCTTCCTCGATACGGTCTCAGGTCACGGCATTGGGCTCGCCCTGCTTGATCCACAGTCGGTCTCCCCGGCAACTGACCCCACCCAGACGCCACTCATTCTTGGTCAAAACGGAGTTCATCAAGGGATTCGCCTCTGGTACCGCCGCCGGTTGACCCCAACCGTTTCCATTGCCGCCGGCTATGCGGCTGGCAACGCCCAAAAACTGGCGCTTCATACCGCCCCGGCGTTCGAGTCCCAACCAGCTTCCAAAATTGATTTTCAGCCGTCCCGGTTTCAAATCCTGACGGCTCGAATTGATGCCCACATTCTGCAAACCGGCTCCATCATCACCGCCGTCCTGCGCAAAACCATGGGAAACCCGGTTTTTGCCCTCGATCCCTTCCAGGGACGACTGCCGGCTCTCGACCGAGGCGTGAGCATCTTTGTTTCGCAACCCCTGCCTCTTCCCCAATTCATTCCGGGGCGATGGGAAATTTTAATCGAGGGCCGCAACCTCTTTGACCAGACCGAAGACCTGTCCACTGAAGGACTGACCATCCAATTACTTTCAACCCGCCGCACCCTCCGGGGCGGTCTTGGAATGCGCTTCTAA
- a CDS encoding PAS domain S-box protein: protein MNSKTIFVGISTVICLLLASLNLYERLAQKPLADDGVIWQAAIQGLRVQYVRPGSAADRAGLVPGDILRAIDFDGQPIAIDADWQVQYYLDEKIGIGGKVTYLVECFNPLGLSKGMWAAELYDIGTQPSRFAIDLYLGVIGLIYLLIGLFVFHKQDQTPQTLHFYFICLLSFLYLVLSPSGDFDWFDKLVSLADNAALTLLCPVFLHFCSQFPRPSPWLEKHSWATRILYIPALFLIGLEITHLTLGKENLNLLEIRPWLNTAEIAHFTLFFISSASIVIVTFTQTRASILRQQIKWIVWGLSLGIFPWTIFYAYPYLTGIGITPLMTAMAVGPTVFIPLAFGYSIVRYRLMDVDIIVRRSMTYALATLSVIVLFMLGVVKSAEWTRELFPSISNSAMTVLQVAVMSCGAMLYSPLKNWLQERIDRMFYGDKYNYRRGIADFGRTLSTTTSLPDLLDAVADRLTEMLAVDDLAIFVQTNPQSQSQPLFRLAYAKGNALVDSLPPEVDRFLRQYISKQALSLRSGRISRTYINPEGTPLTSPEYDRSTPAVLSHFLPCIVRDQIVAVIGLGRTQDRTLLSSEDLDLLYSLTPYVAVAIENSLLYQSELERTQELALLKEFNENIIESINVGILTVDPQGQMTNCNSAFEELFSVSREQAEGQFVHQFFDPDLVQTMRDVIGNVSWALCDVRNIYRYRATTRTDEPLVLNINLSPLKTKDEAVTGALIAFEDITSRVRLEEQLRENDKLSSIGLLAAGVAHEVNTPLTGISSYTQMLLTQTPTSDVKHSILEKIHRQTIRASDIVNNLLNFSRTGNASFSQLSIAKLLDDTLQLLELQIRNTRIEIVRDYTHTLPPVLGQAGKLQQVFLNLILNARDAMPDGGTLRISASVHEDSIVVDFADTGEGIPSEHITRIYDPFFTTKEVGRGTGLGLAVSYGIIQEHSGRIFVESEPGHGTCFRVKLPCHVHQASFQAVGD from the coding sequence GTGAATTCCAAAACTATTTTTGTTGGAATTTCAACTGTCATTTGCCTCCTCCTGGCATCGCTGAACCTCTATGAGCGCCTGGCCCAAAAACCGCTGGCCGATGACGGTGTCATCTGGCAAGCGGCCATCCAGGGCCTGCGGGTTCAATATGTCAGACCCGGGAGTGCGGCTGACCGCGCCGGGCTGGTTCCGGGCGATATCCTGCGGGCAATTGATTTTGACGGCCAGCCGATTGCCATTGATGCCGACTGGCAGGTTCAATACTACCTGGATGAAAAAATCGGAATCGGTGGCAAAGTCACCTATCTGGTTGAATGTTTCAACCCCCTTGGTTTGAGCAAAGGCATGTGGGCCGCCGAACTCTATGACATCGGCACCCAACCTTCCCGGTTTGCCATTGACCTGTATTTGGGGGTTATTGGGCTCATCTATCTCCTGATCGGGCTCTTTGTCTTTCATAAGCAGGACCAGACACCCCAAACGCTTCATTTTTATTTCATTTGCCTGCTCTCGTTCCTCTATCTGGTGCTCAGCCCGAGCGGCGACTTTGACTGGTTCGATAAACTGGTTTCCCTGGCTGATAATGCCGCCTTGACCCTGCTGTGTCCGGTGTTTCTTCATTTTTGCTCCCAGTTTCCCCGTCCCAGCCCCTGGCTTGAGAAACACTCCTGGGCCACCCGGATTCTCTATATTCCAGCCCTCTTTTTGATCGGCCTTGAGATTACCCATCTCACCCTGGGCAAAGAAAACCTCAACCTGCTTGAGATCCGCCCCTGGCTCAATACCGCCGAGATTGCCCACTTTACGCTGTTCTTTATTTCAAGCGCCTCGATTGTCATTGTCACGTTTACGCAAACCCGCGCCAGTATTCTGCGTCAGCAAATCAAATGGATTGTGTGGGGGCTCAGTCTGGGAATCTTCCCCTGGACCATTTTCTACGCCTACCCCTATCTCACCGGCATCGGAATCACGCCCTTGATGACCGCCATGGCGGTCGGCCCCACGGTCTTCATCCCGCTGGCTTTCGGCTACTCGATTGTCCGCTATCGCTTGATGGATGTGGACATCATCGTTCGGCGAAGCATGACCTATGCCCTCGCGACGCTCTCCGTCATCGTTCTCTTCATGTTGGGCGTGGTCAAGTCAGCCGAATGGACTCGCGAGCTGTTCCCCTCTATTTCAAATTCAGCCATGACGGTGCTGCAGGTGGCGGTGATGTCCTGCGGGGCAATGCTCTATTCACCGTTGAAAAATTGGCTCCAGGAACGCATTGACCGGATGTTCTACGGCGACAAATACAACTACCGCCGGGGGATTGCCGACTTTGGCCGGACTCTTTCAACCACGACTTCGCTTCCGGATTTGCTCGACGCCGTCGCTGATCGGTTGACCGAAATGCTGGCGGTTGACGACCTGGCAATTTTTGTCCAAACCAATCCCCAGTCCCAAAGTCAACCGCTGTTCCGCCTGGCTTATGCCAAAGGCAACGCCCTGGTGGATTCACTTCCGCCCGAAGTGGATCGGTTTCTGCGCCAATACATCTCCAAACAGGCGCTTTCCCTGCGCAGTGGACGAATCTCCCGCACCTATATCAATCCTGAGGGGACACCCCTTACCTCGCCAGAGTATGATCGCAGCACGCCAGCCGTCCTTTCCCACTTTCTTCCGTGCATTGTTCGGGATCAAATCGTCGCCGTGATTGGACTGGGACGCACTCAGGATCGAACCTTGCTCAGCTCCGAAGATCTTGACCTCCTCTACTCCCTGACCCCTTACGTCGCCGTCGCGATTGAAAACAGCCTTTTGTATCAATCCGAACTCGAGCGAACTCAGGAACTGGCACTCCTCAAAGAATTTAACGAAAATATCATCGAAAGCATCAACGTCGGGATACTTACCGTTGACCCCCAAGGCCAAATGACCAATTGCAACAGCGCCTTTGAAGAACTCTTCTCCGTCAGCCGCGAGCAGGCTGAAGGTCAGTTCGTTCACCAGTTCTTTGATCCTGACCTCGTTCAAACCATGCGGGACGTGATTGGAAACGTCAGTTGGGCACTCTGCGATGTTCGCAATATCTATCGGTATCGGGCCACCACCCGCACTGACGAACCACTGGTTCTCAACATCAATCTCTCGCCCCTCAAGACCAAGGATGAAGCCGTCACGGGCGCCTTGATTGCCTTCGAGGACATCACCAGTCGCGTCCGGCTGGAGGAACAGCTTCGCGAAAACGACAAATTGTCATCTATCGGGTTGCTGGCCGCCGGCGTTGCCCACGAAGTCAATACGCCGTTGACCGGAATTTCCAGCTATACCCAGATGCTGCTCACTCAAACTCCCACGTCAGATGTCAAACATTCAATTCTGGAGAAAATCCACCGCCAAACCATTCGCGCCTCGGATATTGTCAACAACCTGCTGAATTTTTCGCGAACCGGGAATGCCAGTTTTTCACAACTCAGCATTGCCAAACTGCTCGATGACACGCTCCAGTTGCTTGAGCTTCAAATCCGCAATACCCGCATTGAAATTGTTCGGGACTATACCCATACGCTCCCTCCTGTTCTTGGCCAGGCTGGGAAGCTTCAGCAAGTATTCCTCAACCTGATTCTCAATGCTCGCGATGCCATGCCCGACGGCGGCACCCTGCGTATTTCAGCCTCAGTTCATGAAGATTCCATCGTGGTTGATTTTGCCGATACAGGCGAAGGAATTCCTTCCGAACACATTACCAGAATCTATGACCCCTTCTTTACGACCAAAGAAGTAGGTCGTGGCACCGGGCTGGGCCTGGCGGTCAGCTATGGAATCATTCAGGAACATTCAGGCCGCATCTTTGTCGAAAGCGAGCCGGGTCACGGCACCTGCTTCCGGGTCAAACTTCCGTGCCACGTTCACCAGGCATCGTTCCAGGCGGTCGGGGATTAG
- a CDS encoding radical SAM protein yields MKKSPVLTLKRKMREAHLVAKGLLSTSHPILVHIIPMRRCNLACTYCNEFDKVSDPVPLDVMYRRIDKLAELGTTIVTESGGEPMMHPNIYDIIARVRKHGMMSGIITNGYYLSPERIKLLNEAGLEYLQISIDNVTPDEVSQKSLKVLDKKLQNLAQYAEFEVNINSVIGGGIKNPQDAITVGRRAAELGFSVSVGIIHDGHGHLKPLTPDEAEVYRQLKKIGKSGHSQITQFQDALAEGRPNQWKCRAGARYLYICEDGLVHYCSQQRGYPGTPLENYSREDIIREYNTPKSCADYCTIACVHKVSKMDFWRDPQYHQPTMVETGK; encoded by the coding sequence ATGAAAAAAAGTCCCGTACTCACACTCAAACGAAAAATGAGAGAAGCCCATCTGGTCGCCAAAGGGCTTCTCTCAACCTCCCACCCTATCCTGGTTCACATTATTCCAATGCGTCGGTGCAATCTGGCCTGCACCTATTGCAATGAATTCGATAAGGTATCGGATCCGGTCCCACTGGATGTGATGTATCGGCGAATTGATAAACTGGCTGAACTGGGCACCACGATTGTGACTGAAAGTGGTGGCGAACCCATGATGCATCCCAATATTTACGACATCATTGCGCGCGTTCGAAAACACGGAATGATGTCAGGCATTATTACGAATGGGTATTATCTTTCTCCGGAACGGATAAAACTTCTGAATGAAGCCGGATTGGAATACCTCCAAATCAGCATTGATAATGTCACGCCAGATGAAGTTTCACAGAAAAGCCTGAAGGTTTTGGATAAGAAATTACAGAACCTGGCTCAGTACGCCGAGTTTGAAGTCAATATCAATTCCGTCATTGGTGGGGGAATCAAAAACCCACAGGATGCCATCACCGTTGGCCGCCGCGCAGCCGAACTTGGGTTCTCAGTCTCAGTGGGAATCATTCATGATGGGCACGGCCATCTCAAACCACTGACCCCTGACGAAGCTGAAGTGTATCGCCAACTGAAAAAGATTGGAAAATCAGGACATTCGCAAATTACTCAGTTCCAGGATGCGCTGGCTGAAGGACGTCCAAACCAGTGGAAGTGCCGGGCTGGGGCCCGATACCTCTATATCTGTGAAGATGGGCTGGTGCACTATTGTTCCCAACAACGCGGCTATCCTGGCACACCGCTTGAAAATTATTCGCGGGAAGACATTATTCGCGAATACAACACCCCAAAATCCTGTGCCGATTACTGCACGATTGCCTGTGTTCACAAAGTCTCGAAAATGGATTTCTGGCGTGACCCTCAATATCATCAACCAACAATGGTTGAAACTGGAAAATAG
- a CDS encoding peroxiredoxin: MLQVGQKAPDFNMASTKDLNTLAENVKLSDYAGKWLVLFFYPLDFTFVCPTEVTGFSDRISEFHDLGAEVIAVSTDSVYSHRAWIETPREKNGVGPINFPLASDLTKQVSRDFGILIEERGIALRGLFIIDPNGVLQYQVVHSLNIGRNVDEALRVLEALQSGERCPINWKRGQSHI, translated from the coding sequence ATGCTGCAAGTCGGTCAGAAAGCTCCCGATTTTAATATGGCCAGCACCAAAGACCTCAATACTCTGGCTGAAAATGTAAAACTGTCGGATTATGCCGGAAAATGGCTGGTCCTGTTTTTCTACCCGCTCGACTTCACCTTTGTTTGCCCAACTGAAGTGACTGGATTCAGCGACCGGATTAGTGAGTTTCATGACCTCGGCGCCGAAGTCATTGCGGTCAGTACCGATAGTGTTTATTCCCATCGAGCCTGGATTGAAACGCCCCGTGAGAAAAACGGTGTCGGGCCAATCAACTTCCCACTGGCCAGTGATCTGACCAAACAGGTTTCACGTGATTTTGGCATTCTGATCGAAGAACGCGGGATTGCCTTGCGTGGGCTGTTTATTATTGACCCCAATGGCGTCCTCCAGTACCAGGTCGTCCACTCCCTCAACATTGGTCGCAACGTAGATGAAGCCCTCCGGGTCCTGGAAGCCTTACAATCTGGAGAACGCTGCCCAATCAACTGGAAGCGCGGTCAGTCACATATCTAG
- the purS gene encoding phosphoribosylformylglycinamidine synthase subunit PurS — MKATVHVTLKPGVLDPQGQAIHHAAETLGYQTIEAIRQGKFFEVSISDGVSPETAQAEVEKLAQDVLSNPVIEDFTVSIDPPPIQPATSGGQA, encoded by the coding sequence ATGAAAGCTACCGTTCACGTCACCCTGAAACCTGGAGTCCTTGACCCACAAGGGCAGGCCATTCATCACGCGGCTGAAACACTCGGCTACCAGACGATTGAGGCCATTCGCCAGGGAAAATTTTTTGAAGTCTCGATTTCCGATGGTGTGTCACCTGAAACCGCACAGGCTGAGGTCGAGAAACTGGCCCAGGACGTTCTTTCAAACCCGGTCATCGAAGATTTCACCGTCTCGATTGATCCACCACCGATTCAACCAGCCACGTCAGGAGGCCAGGCATGA